A region from the Polyangiaceae bacterium genome encodes:
- a CDS encoding nucleotidyltransferase domain-containing protein yields the protein MGTADASSTVGRDAVVVRLRGFFESWQPEFAAVYLFGSEARGEARPDSDVDIAVIRKERAQHPSERLHADLAGALERVIDRPVEVIDLEGAPVDLVHRILTDAILIHETDRSKRIAVETRRRAEYFDMKPILAAYRHLPSAE from the coding sequence ATGGGCACTGCGGATGCTTCCTCGACTGTCGGGCGGGACGCCGTCGTGGTGCGTCTGCGCGGCTTCTTCGAGAGCTGGCAACCCGAGTTCGCGGCGGTCTACCTGTTTGGAAGCGAGGCGCGGGGAGAAGCGCGGCCGGACAGCGACGTCGATATCGCCGTGATCCGCAAGGAGCGGGCCCAACACCCGTCAGAGCGCCTTCACGCCGACTTGGCGGGTGCGCTCGAGCGCGTGATCGACCGGCCCGTCGAAGTCATCGACTTGGAAGGCGCCCCCGTCGACCTGGTTCACCGCATTCTCACCGACGCCATCCTGATCCACGAAACGGATCGGTCCAAGCGCATCGCGGTGGAGACCCGCCGGCGCGCGGAGTACTTCGACATGAAGCCGATCTTGGCAGCCTATCGCCATTTACCGAGCGCCGAATGA
- a CDS encoding DUF86 domain-containing protein: MTDAELVAKKLALIETYVAELERMAKPELIASDVRERRFVEHTLQIAIQAALDVASHVVSDERLGEPRTNQALFDLLAQAGWLPPELAVAMRRAVGFRNVVVHGYSAVDVDIVRDVLEHHMPDLLAFVSAIRAGL; encoded by the coding sequence ATGACGGACGCGGAGCTGGTCGCCAAGAAGCTGGCGCTGATCGAGACCTACGTGGCCGAGCTCGAGCGCATGGCGAAGCCCGAGCTGATCGCTTCCGACGTGCGGGAGCGGCGCTTCGTGGAACACACGCTGCAGATCGCGATCCAGGCGGCGCTCGATGTCGCGTCGCACGTCGTGTCCGATGAACGTCTGGGCGAGCCGCGCACCAATCAGGCGCTGTTCGACCTGCTCGCGCAGGCCGGATGGCTGCCGCCGGAGCTCGCCGTAGCGATGCGCCGCGCGGTCGGGTTCCGCAACGTGGTCGTTCACGGCTACTCGGCGGTCGACGTGGACATCGTTCGCGACGTCCTGGAGCACCACATGCCGGATCTCCTTGCGTTCGTGTCCGCCATTCGCGCCGGGCTTTAG
- a CDS encoding radical SAM protein, whose product MSPTLAILSVHSHGDRSFLDDRELALVSGELREAGIDNDLVVAVIEQDVLGLVDALRGYDVIVYERVWSVELLAELRSRLPDKIFVSCEGEHRIEDPPADYVCRGDLAAALTALAMKLRGTGELLPGTRVREGEGWRGVPGMPPAPRPRPFRPNLNPRIVSPLPALRTFAVHGNSGCPYQADARESPLYAGVQLPAGMGRGCAFCTTGNRYEGKPTKETLDSVLEQIRVLVPHIEHLVLKDQNPFGYLEQLMSACAAEGIPPFSLLLETRADWFLRARERLERALEIAQRAGYRIAPYLVGIENFSQPELDRMNKGTTVDDNFAFLELLWELAERHPALDLSLSAFGFVLWTPWTTPEDLRRNLEGIVRSRLGELRGHLLRSRARLYPDTALYYLAQRDGLLCESWEQASDDPSARYGYFPGTPWRFQHPETARLWRKCLEASEGRDEVQVLESVLSGTAVQEASGATVEVRLAPGCELDCPLCDSPASSLAELSKGGRTAVLRIGTASPSVIAEAVRAARAAGFAEIVVASHALFGEAELAALRELGVDRLRAMLLSHVPRIHDALAKRQDALVSSLVCLRAAEALGFGLELEVPLLLPKLQRLVPLLTLATRAVERVESLRVFVPETERARPIARALPDVAAELPELLRRCRALGIRTPIVPADGIPMCALPAELCDVFRFDPRRDVRVGPGRTRPCDDCAVARHCIGVRAGERRLGAFRTTPFAEAPSRKWTEEERRAASLAELVVLRPTVNCNQDCRFCSANETSQNVWTDGDELLRAVARAARRGVTHLSFSGGEPTLSPDLPEAISAARRLGIAKVELVTNGVLLDREHKVQRLAEAGLTNAFVSLHAHDESVSQRITRKQGDFERTVRAISLLLGAGVRTSINHVICADNYRYLEPFVRFVSERFGPKLFISFAFVTPQYRALGELSLMPRISEVMPELRRALHRAVELGQPFTVGSRQGIPPCFLGEFRAWSDILYVENAARGEDATQKTRAPVCERCRFSPVCTGLWKPYVARYGSDELVPAAGPVIDAAEKRRFVERYARTTFGVPASFEDVLDGWREPELEAEGRARLASPAVEVAPEPVVTSGAWRPLRVLLAGSGRRAQLFARELAAAPDLVLDAVASPRGPARSAFGNVPSYRDVAAAIDAARPDALIIAAATHAHAELALLACQHRIPCLVEKPLADTEAAADAIAAAARASGTVVFPVHPLVFAPALRDVLSAPGALSVVRRITAQSPEALPSWDRRAVFEVLVHLLSLVRYGSPDLAFRTVQFAGDARPERLRVALESARGPAEITLLCGEPSDELEVRRGPHVWHRRGGAVTLNGTRVEPRHSETAALLVAFAAASRGTVAPVDVASRGTVAPVDVASRGDVAPVDVNDGVAVVHLAHAVLRGAEAAGAPFRRPGSPKHARTPGL is encoded by the coding sequence GTGTCTCCGACGCTGGCCATCCTGAGCGTGCACAGCCACGGGGATCGCTCCTTTCTCGACGACCGGGAGCTGGCGCTGGTGTCCGGCGAGCTGCGGGAGGCGGGGATCGACAACGATCTCGTCGTGGCCGTGATCGAGCAGGACGTCCTGGGGTTGGTCGACGCGCTCCGTGGCTACGACGTGATCGTGTACGAGCGCGTGTGGAGCGTGGAGCTCCTGGCAGAGCTGCGCTCGCGGCTCCCCGACAAGATCTTCGTCAGCTGCGAGGGGGAACATCGCATCGAAGACCCGCCGGCGGACTACGTGTGCCGCGGGGATCTTGCTGCGGCGCTGACGGCGCTCGCGATGAAGCTGCGGGGAACCGGGGAGCTCTTGCCGGGCACGCGGGTGCGCGAGGGCGAGGGCTGGCGCGGCGTGCCCGGGATGCCGCCGGCCCCGCGCCCGCGACCGTTTCGCCCGAACCTCAATCCGCGCATCGTGTCGCCGTTGCCAGCGCTTCGAACCTTTGCGGTGCACGGTAACTCCGGCTGTCCGTACCAGGCGGACGCGCGCGAAAGTCCCTTGTACGCCGGCGTGCAGCTGCCGGCGGGCATGGGTCGCGGCTGCGCCTTCTGCACCACTGGCAATCGCTACGAGGGCAAGCCCACGAAGGAAACGCTCGACAGTGTGCTCGAGCAGATCCGCGTGCTCGTGCCGCACATCGAGCATCTCGTGCTCAAGGATCAGAATCCCTTTGGCTACCTCGAGCAGCTGATGAGCGCGTGCGCGGCGGAGGGCATCCCGCCGTTCTCGCTGTTGCTCGAGACGCGGGCGGATTGGTTCTTGCGGGCGCGGGAGCGGCTGGAGCGGGCGCTCGAGATCGCTCAGCGGGCGGGCTATCGCATCGCGCCCTACCTGGTGGGCATCGAGAATTTCTCGCAGCCTGAGCTCGATCGCATGAACAAGGGCACCACGGTGGACGATAACTTCGCCTTCCTGGAGCTTTTGTGGGAGCTCGCGGAGCGGCACCCGGCGTTGGATCTGTCGCTGTCTGCCTTCGGTTTCGTGCTGTGGACGCCGTGGACCACACCGGAAGATCTGCGCCGGAACCTGGAGGGCATCGTCCGCTCGCGCCTCGGCGAGCTGCGCGGGCACCTGCTCCGCTCGCGAGCGCGGCTGTATCCGGACACGGCGCTCTACTACCTCGCACAGCGCGACGGCCTCCTGTGCGAGAGTTGGGAACAGGCGAGCGACGATCCCTCCGCGCGCTACGGATACTTCCCGGGGACGCCGTGGCGCTTTCAGCATCCGGAGACGGCGCGCCTGTGGCGAAAGTGCCTGGAAGCGTCCGAGGGACGCGACGAAGTGCAGGTGCTCGAGAGCGTGCTCTCGGGAACCGCCGTGCAAGAAGCGAGCGGCGCCACCGTGGAGGTGCGGCTCGCGCCTGGCTGCGAGCTCGATTGCCCGCTGTGCGACAGCCCTGCGTCGTCTCTCGCGGAGCTTTCGAAGGGAGGCCGCACGGCGGTGCTGCGCATCGGCACCGCTTCGCCGAGCGTGATCGCCGAGGCCGTGCGGGCTGCGCGGGCCGCGGGCTTCGCGGAGATCGTGGTCGCGAGCCACGCGCTGTTCGGTGAAGCCGAGCTCGCGGCGCTCCGGGAGCTCGGAGTGGATCGCTTGCGGGCGATGCTGCTGTCCCACGTGCCGCGCATCCACGACGCCCTGGCCAAACGCCAAGATGCGTTGGTTTCATCGCTGGTTTGTCTGCGCGCCGCGGAAGCTCTGGGGTTCGGCCTCGAGCTCGAGGTGCCGCTCCTGCTACCGAAGCTGCAGCGCCTGGTGCCGCTGCTCACGTTGGCGACCCGGGCCGTGGAGCGCGTGGAGTCGCTGCGCGTGTTCGTGCCAGAGACGGAGCGGGCGCGGCCGATCGCGCGCGCGCTCCCGGACGTCGCGGCGGAGCTGCCGGAGCTCCTCCGGCGCTGCCGTGCCCTCGGCATTCGGACGCCCATCGTGCCAGCCGACGGCATTCCGATGTGCGCGCTACCTGCGGAGCTGTGCGACGTGTTTCGCTTCGACCCGCGGCGCGACGTCCGCGTGGGACCCGGACGCACGCGGCCCTGTGACGACTGCGCCGTGGCGCGGCACTGCATCGGGGTGCGCGCCGGAGAGCGCCGGCTCGGCGCCTTCCGCACGACGCCCTTCGCCGAAGCTCCGAGTCGAAAGTGGACCGAAGAGGAGCGGCGCGCTGCGTCCTTGGCCGAGCTCGTCGTGCTGCGCCCCACCGTGAACTGCAACCAGGACTGCAGGTTCTGCAGCGCCAACGAGACGAGTCAGAACGTGTGGACGGACGGCGACGAGCTGCTGCGCGCGGTGGCCCGGGCGGCGCGCCGCGGCGTGACGCACCTGTCCTTCAGCGGCGGAGAGCCGACCCTTTCGCCGGATCTGCCGGAGGCCATCTCCGCCGCCCGCCGACTGGGCATCGCCAAGGTGGAGCTGGTGACCAACGGCGTGCTGCTGGATCGCGAGCACAAGGTGCAGCGGCTGGCGGAGGCGGGGCTCACCAACGCCTTCGTGTCGCTGCACGCCCACGACGAATCCGTGTCGCAGCGCATCACCCGTAAGCAGGGGGATTTCGAACGCACCGTGCGCGCCATCTCGCTGCTTTTGGGCGCGGGAGTGCGGACGTCCATCAACCACGTGATCTGTGCGGACAACTACCGCTACCTCGAGCCGTTCGTTCGCTTCGTGTCCGAACGCTTCGGTCCGAAGCTGTTCATCTCCTTCGCCTTCGTCACGCCGCAGTACCGTGCTCTCGGCGAGCTGAGCCTGATGCCGCGCATCAGCGAGGTGATGCCGGAGCTGCGGCGCGCCCTGCACCGCGCCGTGGAGCTGGGGCAGCCGTTCACGGTGGGCTCGCGGCAGGGGATCCCACCCTGCTTCTTGGGCGAGTTTCGCGCCTGGAGCGACATCCTGTACGTGGAGAACGCCGCCCGGGGAGAAGATGCGACGCAGAAGACCCGCGCGCCCGTGTGTGAGCGCTGCCGGTTCTCGCCCGTGTGCACCGGCTTGTGGAAGCCCTACGTCGCCCGCTACGGAAGTGACGAGCTCGTGCCGGCGGCCGGGCCGGTGATCGACGCCGCGGAGAAGCGCCGTTTCGTCGAGCGCTACGCGCGGACGACCTTTGGCGTCCCGGCCAGCTTCGAGGACGTGCTCGACGGTTGGCGCGAGCCGGAGCTCGAAGCAGAAGGGCGCGCGCGCCTCGCCTCACCCGCCGTCGAGGTCGCGCCGGAGCCCGTGGTCACGTCCGGGGCGTGGCGGCCGCTGAGAGTACTGCTCGCGGGGTCCGGACGGCGCGCGCAGCTCTTCGCTCGCGAGCTCGCGGCGGCTCCGGACCTGGTGCTCGACGCGGTGGCGTCCCCGCGGGGTCCGGCGCGCAGCGCGTTTGGCAACGTGCCGAGCTATCGGGACGTCGCGGCGGCCATCGACGCCGCGCGTCCGGACGCGCTGATCATCGCGGCGGCCACGCACGCGCATGCGGAGCTCGCGCTCCTCGCGTGCCAGCACCGGATCCCGTGCCTCGTGGAAAAGCCGCTGGCGGACACCGAGGCCGCTGCGGACGCCATCGCCGCCGCGGCCCGCGCGTCGGGCACCGTCGTGTTCCCCGTCCACCCGCTGGTCTTCGCGCCGGCCCTCCGCGACGTGCTCTCCGCACCCGGCGCGCTGTCCGTCGTACGGCGCATCACGGCACAGAGCCCCGAGGCGCTTCCGTCCTGGGATCGGCGTGCCGTCTTCGAGGTGCTCGTCCATCTGCTCTCCCTCGTGCGTTACGGCTCCCCCGATCTCGCCTTCCGCACGGTGCAGTTTGCCGGCGATGCGCGTCCCGAGCGTCTGCGCGTCGCGCTCGAGTCTGCCCGCGGCCCGGCGGAGATCACGCTCTTGTGCGGCGAGCCGTCGGACGAGCTCGAGGTGCGCCGCGGCCCGCACGTCTGGCACCGTCGCGGCGGCGCGGTCACCCTGAACGGCACGCGCGTCGAGCCGCGTCACAGTGAAACCGCGGCCCTGCTCGTCGCCTTTGCCGCCGCGTCGCGCGGCACCGTCGCGCCCGTCGATGTCGCGTCGCGCGGCACCGTCGCGCCCGTCGATGTCGCGTCGCGCGGCGACGTCGCGCCCGTCGATGTGAACGACGGCGTCGCGGTCGTCCATCTCGCCCACGCGGTACTTCGCGGCGCGGAGGCTGCCGGCGCGCCGTTCCGGCGCCCCGGCAGCCCGAAGCACGCGCGCACGCCCGGGCTGTAA
- a CDS encoding CBS domain-containing protein — translation MSKLGMVRVVRVREVMTEAVVFLKGSMAVDEAAHILVRHRIHGAPVLGDKGRILGVVSLSDLLGSGSGGSVAERTTRVVYAVRVDDPAIVAVRLMVAEDVHRALVVNEDATIAGIVAPMDILKALAEGLPVGTPPEGEQLEFFDLRSSEEEDE, via the coding sequence ATGAGCAAGCTGGGGATGGTGCGCGTGGTGCGCGTTCGAGAGGTGATGACGGAAGCGGTGGTGTTCCTCAAGGGGAGCATGGCCGTGGACGAAGCAGCGCACATCTTGGTGCGTCATCGCATTCACGGCGCGCCCGTGCTGGGCGACAAGGGCCGCATCCTGGGCGTGGTATCGCTTTCGGATTTGCTGGGTAGCGGGAGCGGGGGCTCGGTGGCGGAGCGAACGACGCGGGTGGTGTACGCGGTGCGTGTGGACGATCCCGCCATTGTGGCCGTGCGTCTGATGGTGGCGGAGGACGTCCACCGGGCGTTGGTGGTGAACGAAGACGCGACCATCGCGGGCATCGTGGCGCCCATGGACATCCTGAAGGCCCTGGCAGAGGGCCTGCCCGTGGGCACCCCGCCGGAGGGCGAGCAGCTCGAGTTCTTCGACTTGCGCAGCTCTGAGGAAGAAGACGAGTGA